The Spirosoma oryzicola region GTACCGCAGCAGGTTACGGTTGACGTTCGGAATCTGACCAACGCAACGGTCCTGTATTGGCAAGCACCGAAGACGGGCAAGGTGAAAGGCTACTACGTGCTGATGCGCGAAACCTACTGGCCTTTCTGGCAAAAGAAATTATTCACGACCAAGCTGGGCATGACCCTGCCTTACTCGAAAGACAATTATTACTTCGCCGTGCAGTCGGTCAGCGAAGACGGCAACGAAAGTTTACCTGTACTGCCTGTTCCGAATTTGAGGTAATATAATTTAACCACAGAGGCACAAAGACTATATTCTTTAGCCTGATTAAAGTCTGTCTAAAAATTTGTGTTTGATCCGTTTTTGTCATCCCGAGGCACGAGGGATCTTCGCTAAAAAAAATTGGGTCGGTTAGCGGAGATCCCTCGTGCCTCGGGATGACAAAACCACCTGTATCAGTTCGTCAGGACAAAACTTAGACAACGCTTAAACTTTCTAGAAGTTAGTCTAAATCGGTGTTTTTGTCATGGCTCTGGCCACCCGGCCCGAGGAACAGAAGTTTAAACAGGTTCATTAAAAGCAGCTCTGTGTTCTTTTCCCTCTGTGGTTACTAGTTTTTGTTTAACTACGATTGATACAAGTAGACCGTGCCACCTATGTCTTCCCTCTCCAAGCGCCAGTTTCTAAAATCTCTCGCCGGTACAGCCGCTTTGTCAACCTGGTCAGGTCTGGATAAGGCATTGGCCAGCGCAGCCGCAACACCAGCTCCCCTTCTAGCCGAGCAGGAAGATTTTTGGGCTAAGATTCGGACGTTGTATCCGGTCACAAACGACTTTATTCAACTCGAAAACGGCTACTATTCACTGGCCGCACAACCGGTGCTGGACCGTTATGTACAACACATTCAGCAGGTCAACGCTGTTTCGTCATATTACATGCGGACGCGCCAGTTCGATGATAAACGGGCTTCGAAAACCCAACTGGCAACATTGCTGGGCTGCTCCCCCGACGAGTTGATCATTACCCGCAACACCACTGAATCGCTGGATACGGTGATCGCCGGAATAAACTGGAAAGCAGGTGACGAGGCCGTGATGGCCGAACAGGATTACGGAGCCATGCTTGATATGTTTCGGCTTCAGGCCCGTCGATATGGTACCGTAAACCGTCTTGTATCCCTGCCTAACCATCCGCAATCCGACGACGAAATTGTGAGTCTGTACGAGCAAGCGATCACGCCAAAAACGCGTCTGCTGATGGTGTGTCACATGGTGAATATTACGGGTCAGATTATGCCGATCCGCCTGGCGCACCGGCATGGCGTTGAGGTATTGGTTGATGGTGCTCACGCGTTTGCGCAACTGGCATTTACGATGCCCGATCTGGGCGGTTGCGATTACTACGCCAGCAGCCTCCACAAATGGCTGGGCACACCGCTAGGCGCGGGTATTCTGTACGTGAGGAAAGACAAAATTTCGTCGCTCTGGCCTTTGTTTGCCGACAGTAGCATGCCCGACGATGATATTCGCAAACTGAACCATACCGGAACCTACCCCGTTGCCACCGATCTGGCCATTCAGGACGCGATTCGCTTCCACGAACGTATTGGTATTGAACGAAAGGAAGCGCGGCTTCGCTACCTGCAACGCTACTGGACCGACCAGATTCGTCACCATCCGAACATTGTACTGAATACGCCCGAATCGCCAACTCGCTCCTGCGCCATCGCCAACGTAGGTATAGCCACCATAAAACCAGCCGACCTATCGAAACGCCTGTTCGAGAACTATAAAATCTTCACCGTAGCCATCGACAACGCCAACGTGCATGGCGTACGCGTTACCCCCCATCTGTACACCACCACCGCCGAACTGGACAGCTTTGTGAAAGCATTGAAGGAACTGGCAGCCTAAACTGACAGACGCAGAATAGGACACAAACTAACTTTTTTATCCTATTCGCTGACGCTAGAGCAACAATAACCCGTATTTGGGCGTAGTGTACGTATATAGTTTGTTCTTTTTTGTAGTTTACACCCACATACTCCAGTCACAGCTCTGACTCCAAAATCAAATTACTATGAAGCGTTACATCTATTTACTCTGCCTGTCGGTTTCTCTTATTGGGCTAAGCTCCTGTAGCAAAAACAATGATCCTGCGCCAGTTTCACCTGTAGTTGGCCGTTGGGAATTGAACCGGGGATTATTGAGCGGGTTTCCTTCTAGCGCCGGATTTAATGGGGAAGCTATTGACTTATATTATGTTGAGACGGTTGGCTCGACAATAGATGTGTATGCAGATAATACATTCAATGAAAACTTCCGACAAGTCACGGTTACCGATGGAGGAGGTACATGGGCATTCAACAATAACCAGCTAACCCTGACATACGATGCTGGTGGCCAGGCAACGTATAATTACAGCAAAAACAAAAATATTGAAGAGCTTGCAGCAACTGCTCCTGTAAGCTATACAGTTCCGGTTTCCACCACCGCAAATGTCACTGGTCAGTTACAACTGATATACCGGAAATAGTTGTTTTTTCTTTTTATTCAAAAAAGCCGGTGGGGTTTCCTACCGGCTTTTTTGCGTATTTTGGGTGCTTCTTTTACGTACTCCTCTATCTTATCGAACGCTGTTATGCCCAATCGTTCTTTACTTCTCGCTCTCGCTACGCTGACCAGTTTGAGCGGTCTTGCGCAGACACCTATTAAAAAACGGCCCATCAATTCGACAGATATCTACCGGCTTCACACGCTCAGCGATCCGCAGGTATCACCCGACGGCAAATGGATTGTCTACGGCTTATCGACGGTCGATACCACGAAAGACAAACGCAATGCCGACCTCTGGATGACCAGCTGGGACGGTAAAGAATCGGTCCAGATTACGAACGGGCCGGATAGCGAGTCAAAAGCGCGCTTTAGTCCCGATGGTAAATACATTTCGTTTGTGTCGGCGCGGCAGGGTGCTACCAAAGGCCAGATCTGGCTTATGGACCGCCGGGGTGGTGAAGCCAAGAAACTCACCGACCTGAAAACGGATCTAGACGAGTACGTGTGGTCGCCGGATGGCAAGAAGCTGGCCCTCGTTCTGCAAGACCCCGATTACGCTGATTCGGCCAAGACCAAGGTTCGTAAGCCGTACGTCCTCGACCGGTATCATTTCAAAGCTGATATGAAAGGCTATCTGGAAAAAGGCTCAACGCATCTGTACGTCTACGACATTGCCACGAAGAAACTGGATACGCTGACGACCGGTGCGCATGATGAAACATCGCCCGTTTGGTCGCCGGATGGCTCGCAGTTGGCGTTCGTCAGCAACCGAACCGATGACCCTGACCGGAATCAGAATACCGATATTTACGTCATCGACGCCCGCAAAGGAGCGACAATGAAGCAACTGACAACCTGGGCGGGCTCTGATAACAGTCCGGTCTGGAGTCCCGACGGCAAACGGATCGCTTATGTACGCTCCACGGCTTCGGGCAACTTTCTGATGTACGATCAGCCGGTACTGGCCGTCATCAACCAGGATGGTGGCGAACCAAAATTGCTGTCGAAAACGCTGGATCGCCCCGTCCGTAATCCAAAATGGGCTAAAGATGGGCAAACCATTGGCGTGCTGGTACTGGATGACCGCCAAACCTACGTTGGTCAATACGCGCTTGCGGATGGAAAATTCACCAAACTAATTGGCGGCAATCGGTCGTTCAGCGATCTGGAAGCCATCTCCGCTGGCAACTGGATGACGGTATCGAGCGATCCGCAAACGCCGTCTGAACTATACGCCCTTGAGAACGGAAACCTGCGTCGGCTCACGCACGTGCATGATGCATTCCTGGCCCCGCTTGAACTAGCCACGGTCGAAGGCTTCACGTCGAAAAGCAAAGATGGTGCGCAGGTATCGAACATCCTGTTTAAACCCGCCAATACGCCTGCCAACAAGAAACTGCCTACCATTTTCTACATCCACGGCGGACCCGTTTCGCAGGATGAGTTTTCGTTTGACCTGACCCGGCAGTTGTTATCGGCGGGCGGTTATGCGGTGGTAGCCGTCAACTATCGCGGCAGCAATGGCCGGGGTATCGACTATACCAAAGCGATTTACTCGGATTGGGGAAACAAAGAGGTGCTGGACATTCTGGGCGCTACCGATTACGTAGTCGAAAAAGGCATTGCGGACCCTGACCGGCTGGGCATAGGTGGATGGAGTTACGGCGGTATTCTGACCAACTACACCATCGCTACCGATACGCGTTTCAAAGCAGCCGCGAGTGGGGCCGGTAGCTCGCTTCAACTATCGATGTACGGCGTTGACCAGTACACCAACCAGTACGAAAGCGAGTTGGGCGCTCCCTGGAAAAACACCGACAAATGGTTAAAATTGTCGTACCCCTTCCTGAAAGCCGACCGGATTAAAACGCCTACGTTATTTATGGCGGGCGAAAAAGATTTCAACGTACCGTCGTCGGGGAGTGAGCAAATGTTCCAGGCACTGCGGTCGTTGGGCATCCCGACGCAACTGATTATTTACCCAGGCCAGTTTCACGGGATCACGATTCCCAGCTACCAGAAAGACCGGGTTGACCGGTATCTGCAATGGTTCGATAAGTACCTGAAGCCGAAAACACTGTAATTTTTATTCTGACAATCAAAAAAGGGTTCGGTGTTGATGGTTCGTGCAAATTAAGAACCGCACGAACCATCGACACCGAACCCTTCTGTTTTCGCAAGAGTACTCACAAAAGGTCACCACGAACAACAAATACTATTTCTTCTGTCCATATAAGAATAACCAATGTAAATTCCGAAAAATAGACTATTCTTAAAATTAAATTATTATCAATTCTAGTTAGAAAACGCTTTTATTCGAATTAATTCGTACTTTCACAACACCCTATCTACTAAGGAATTACAATTTGGTTTACTTTTATTTTATCGCAGATAAATACAAAAAAGCCTATACTCATGTCTTCACAACTAACTCGTCGGGATTGGCTTCGGGCCAGCGGTCTGATGACAGCCGGCCTTTCGCTCAGCCAATTTAATACTGCCGAAGCGGCTTCATCGGTTAAACGGATTCAGTCCGAATTCACCAACGAATTTGCCTTTACAACCGCTCCACCGGACATGCCTAAGCTACGGGCACGGCTGCTTGCCAACGAGAATCCGCTTGGCATCGCACCCAGTGCTAAAGAAGCATTGGTGAAGGCCGCTGACCTGGGCAATCGTTACGCCTGGATGGAGTTTGGTCAACTGAAAGAGCTGATCGCTACCGACGAAGGCGTAAAGGCTACGAACATTATGATGTCGCCCGGCTCGTCGGATATTCTGATGGCCGCAGCGGATCATTTCGCCAAAGCCGGAGGCACCATCCTGACTAGTGCGTTTACCTACGATGACCTGCTCCGGCGCGCCGAGAAAATGGGTGCTAAAATCAAGGCAATACCGATGACGAAGGATTACAAGTACGACCTTCCTGCCATCAAGGCGAGCCTGACACCCGATGTGAAACTAGTGTATATTGTCAATCCGAATAACCCGACTGGAACCATCGTCCCGACTGCGGAGCTTGAAGCATTCTGCCGTGAGGTAGCTCCCAAAGTGCCCGTGTTTCTTGACGAAGCTTACATCGATTTCTACGAACCGGCCGACCGGCCAAAACTAGGTAAACTGGTCGCCGACGGTCAGAACGTAATTCTGGCGCGTACGTTCTCAAAAATTCACGGGTTTGCGGGCTTGCGTCTCGGCTATGCGATTGCCCAACCTGAGATGCTGAAAACGCTGCATGCCTATACCAACGGTGATTTTGCGGTGAGCATTACAACGCTGATGGCTGGTATTGCCAGCTACAAGGACAAAGAATGGCAGAACCATTGCCGCGCCGAGAACGCCAAAGCACGCACGTACACCACCAAAGCCCTGGCCGATATGGGTTACGAGGTAATTCCATCAGCGGCCAATTTTATTCTCTTTCCGATCCGCATGAAGCCGAAGACGTTTGAAAATCAAATGTTTGCCAACGGTATCGGCATCCAGACACGCGAGCTAAACGGTCAGCCGTTCTGCCGGGTAAGCGTCGGGACCTCGGAAGAGATGGTCATGTTCGTTGATAGCTTTAAGAAAGTAGTCGGTTAACCAATAGGCGTCTGGAGCAGGGAATCAGGAGCGAAAGTCGGCCTCACAGGCATGGCTTTCTATCCTTGCTTCCAGCTTTTCGTTCCTAAAAAAATATGACGCGAAGAGATTTCATTCATTCAACAAGTGCCAGTTACGCCAGTCTGTTGGCCTGGGGGATGTTGCCGCCAGCACCTGCATCGGCGCTCGATCTACCCGCCAATGGCCAGAATAGCGACGGTAAAGGTCGAAAAATCATTATCCTTGGGGCCGGTCTGGCGGGTATGACGGCTGCCTACGAACTAGGTAAGCTCGGCTACGATTGTACCATCCTGGAAGCCCGCTCTCGTTCGGGCGGACGCGTCTGGACCGTTCGGGGCGGCACCAAAGAAACGGAACTGAACGGACCGTCGCAGACCTGTTCGTTTGAGGACGGGCAGTATTTCAACGGGGGTGCCGCCCGCATTCCGCACCACCATCAGCTAACGCTTCAGTACTGCCGCGAGTTGGGCGTTCCCTTACAGATTTTCAACGGAGCCAACGAGTCGGCCTTCCTTTACAACGACGGTGGAACGGGCGATCTGGCGAATAGACGTATGCGGATCAGCGATTACCACAACGACATGCGGGGCTACACCTCCGAGTTGCTAGCCAAAGCCCTTGATCAATCGGCCCTCGATCAGCAGTTGACCAAGGAAGATGTCGAAAAACTAATCGACTTTCTGAAAAACGAAGGCGATCTGAACACGGCCCATTTGTACAAGGGTACCAACCGACGAGGTTATAAAAGCAAAAGCGACCCTGGTGCTGGTAACATGCCCGGTACCCTCACCGATCCGTTTGGCCTAACCGACTTACTCCGATCGGGATTTATGCAACCGGTTTTTTACAACGTAGGGGATTACGCCTACGAGCAGCAAACCACGCTGTTACAACCGGTTGGGGGCATGGATGCCATTCCGAAAGCGTTCGAAAAGAAACTAGCCGGTAAAATCATTTTCAACGCCCCCGTAACGGAACTGCGAAAAACCGAAAATGGTGTTCGGGTCGTCTACAAAAAAGACGGTAAGCCAGTCGAAGTAACCGGCGAGTTCTGCATCTGTACGCTTCCTTTGCCGATGCTCAAAACCATCGAATCGGACCTGTCGGGAACGGTAAAGCGAGCCGCTGATTTTGTTCCGTACATGAAGACCGGCAAAATTGGCTTACAGTTCAAGCGTCGGTTCTGGGAAGAGGATGACGGTATTTATGGCGGCATTTCGCGGACCAATATGGACATTAACCAGATCTGGTATCCGTCGTTCAGCTTACAGGGCCAGAAAGGCGTTCTGATCGGTTACTATAATTTCTACAGTCGTGCCGAAGCCGTAGGGTCCTTATCCATAGCCGAACGCGAGAAGATGGCGCTGGCTCAGGGCGGTAAAATTCACCCGCAGTATCCAGCAGAGTTCGAAAATTCGTTTTCGCTTGCCTGGCACCGGATTCCGTACAGTGGCGGAGGTTGGGCCGTTTACGACGACGCTACCCGAAAAAAATATTACCCCGCGTTGCTCGAACCCGACGACAGTATTTACTTCGCGGGTGAGCATACCACGTATCTAACCGCCTGGATGGCTGGGGCTTTTACTTCCGCCCGTCGGACCGTCGAAGCGATCCATGCACGCGTGGGCGGATACACGAAAAAGTAATTTGTACACAAACAAGTAGAGGCTGAACATCAGCGCTCATCTACCCAGAAATGATGAAGAACAACCTGCTATCGATCCTTATTTTTCTTTGTTGCGCCATCACGACACAGTTGTTGAGCCAGCGCGTTTTGGCGCAGACAGCCTCTGCGTCGATGACCCTCGAGCAACTTAAAGCGGTTAAAGCGATCAAAGTAGCCAACCTCGACAAAGACACGTATTTCAAATCGGGCGGCTTTATTCTGGACCGCTACGAAGAGCGTCCGGCCTATGTGTTTACCTACAGCGACGGTATCACGCGGAAAATTTACCTCTACAAAGTCTTTACCGCCGAGGACACCAAAGAACTTGGCTTGCTGGCGATTTACAAAAACGAGAAATCGGGCGAAATAAAACCCTTCGTTATTCCAGGGGCATCCGCCGACCGCAAAGCGTGGGACGCTTACATCGACGACCTGAAATACGTTGGTGAAAAAGAACCGGGTCTGATGTCGACGCTTACGTTTGTTTTGTCGCGCGAAATGGCCGGATTACTTTCGGGTGGTGGCGGAAAATCGGAAGATGGTGGCGGCAAGAAAAAAGAAGAGTATAACTTCTGCTTCGCTCATGATGCCCCGGTAACCCTGGCCGACGGTTCGGCCAAGTCGATCAATGCACTGAATGCGGGTGATGTTGTGCTGGGCTACGATGCGACAACGAAAAGCCTTGCTCCTACCCGCGTAACGAAAGTAGACACCCACGAAGGCAACTTTACGCTGGCGGGCGTGTGGCTTACGCCGATCAGTGAACTCACTGCTGATAATCGTAACGCTTTAACCGCTCCCGTACTACTCGAAGCAACGGCTAACCACCCCGTTCTGACAGCCAGCGGCCGGAAAGCGTTGGGTGACGTAAAAGCCGGTGAAGTCCTCTATCGCTATGATGCAGCCGCTAACAGCGTTTCGGCTTATCACGTCGTCCGTGCCGAAAAAGCGATTCGGGCGGTGAAGAACGTGTATAATCTGGTTACCGAATCGGGCGCATATCTGGTTGGCGAAACAATCGTACTGGATAAATAAGCCTTTAGTTTATTTGAAAATTTATCGGATGCCCTAAGCGGCATTCTTAACAGGTCAGGTTCGTCGGCGATGAACCTGACCTGTTGCATTTTACCCCCACTCATACTGCGGTTTTATAGTCATCAACCGGATGATAACGGAGCGCTAAATGCTCAGTGGGTTAAACGTAATCAGCCAGGGCGGGTTAGTCTTTCAGGTACTGCCCGTCTTTTTTACGCCCAAAAGCCAGTTTTTTCTCCGTAAACACAAGTCCTGGCAGTTGTCATAATATGAATTTAAGAGAGTGATCACCGCTTTTGCAAAGAGTCAGAGCGGCTCATTCGATGTAGTATGATCAGAAAATATTGTTTATTGGTCTTTCTCACGCTGGTAGGTGTGACTGTCCGCGCTCAGGATTCGACTCGATCCGATTCCGTCGTGGTCCGTCGAGATACCATCGTTGTGATCAACGATTCTGTCGTTACCGTAAAGGATACCACGTACTGGCAAAAGTCATTCAACGGAAGCATCAACTTTAACCAAACCTCCTTCAGCAACTGGGCGGGTGGCGGCACGAACTCAATTTCACTGGGTACGCTGGTGAACACCAGAGCCTTGTACCTGAAAGACAAATGGTCGTGGGACAATACCGCCGACATACAATTAGGTTATCTTATTCAACTGAACGACACCCGGAAATCGGCGGATGTGTTTATGCTTAACTCGGTAGTTGGCTACAAATTTAGCCCTAAGTGGAGTTTCTCCGGGTCGGCGGCTTTCAACACGTTTTTTGCACCCGGTTTCCGCTACGATTCAACCGACCGAAATCGCCTTCGCGTATCCAATTTTTTCTCGCCCGCTTTGCTGACGCTAGCGCTCGGCGTGTCGTTTACGCCCACGAACTGGTTTTCCCTGCAAATGAACCCCTTCGCGCCCCGCCTGACGACCTTAACAGACAATCGAGTGCGCATTGCCCAGGTAGACGGCGTTTACGTACCCGATCCAACGGCCACCGTCTACGGCGTACCGCCCGGTCGATCAATCCGACTGGAGTGGCTGGCTTTTCAACTGCATTCGGTTATCGACCGCAACCTGACCAAGAACATCAAACTTAACGCGCGTTATCAACTGTACGCCAATTATTTAGCCTTAAACGCAATCGACCACCGGCTCGATTTGACGATGACCGCCAAGCTGATCAAGTTTTTAAGCGTTACGTTTAATTTTATCGGCTTTTATGACCGGGATTTCAGTACCCGCTTGCAAGTTCAGCAGACCATAGCGTTGAGCTTAGCGTACAATTTCAGCACATTCCGCAAAAAGTAAAGTACCGTAGTCGCTGGCGTCTTGCTCGGTTTGTATTCTCACGGATAAAGAAAATATCAATTTAATCCAAAATCGTTGCCCTGTTGAGCCTTTGCTGCTACTTTTGTTGAAACATAACCGTATGCTTGCATACTAATTATTCGGATAGACTTATGGCTGAAGCATTCATTTATGATGCCGTCCGAACGCCACGCGGACGCGGGAAGAGTGACGGTGCGCTGCATGATGTGCAACCCATTCAGCTCCTGACGAGTGTTCTGCGTGAACTCCGCGACCGGAATCAACTCGACACGTCGCTGGTCGATGACGTGATCATGGGTTGCGTAACACCCGTTGGTGAGCAGGGCGCCGACATTGCGCGTACGGCTGCGCTCGAAGCGGGTTACGCTGAATCGGTAGCCGGGGTTCAGCTCAACCGGTTTTGCTCGTCAGGTCTCGAAGCGATCAACATGGCCGGGGCTTACGTGATGTCGGGGCAGGTCGATGCCATCATCGCGGGTGGTGTAGAATCCATGTCGCGGGTGCCGATGGGTTCCGACGGTGGCGCTTTATTTATGAATCCGCAGATCGTTGCCCGTCACAACATTGTTCCGCAGGGTATTTCTGCCGATCTGATTGCGACGAAGTACGGTTATTCGCGGAATGATGTGGATCGCTTTGCTGCCGAATCGTACCGCAGGGCCGTTGCCGCGCAAGCCGATAACCGTTTCCAGAAAACACTCGTACCCATCAAGGACGAATTAGGTCTGACACTCCTCGACCGCGACGAAGGTGTACGACCTGACACAACCGCCGAGAGTTTAGGCAAGCTCAAACCCGCTTTT contains the following coding sequences:
- a CDS encoding aminotransferase class V-fold PLP-dependent enzyme, with protein sequence MSSLSKRQFLKSLAGTAALSTWSGLDKALASAAATPAPLLAEQEDFWAKIRTLYPVTNDFIQLENGYYSLAAQPVLDRYVQHIQQVNAVSSYYMRTRQFDDKRASKTQLATLLGCSPDELIITRNTTESLDTVIAGINWKAGDEAVMAEQDYGAMLDMFRLQARRYGTVNRLVSLPNHPQSDDEIVSLYEQAITPKTRLLMVCHMVNITGQIMPIRLAHRHGVEVLVDGAHAFAQLAFTMPDLGGCDYYASSLHKWLGTPLGAGILYVRKDKISSLWPLFADSSMPDDDIRKLNHTGTYPVATDLAIQDAIRFHERIGIERKEARLRYLQRYWTDQIRHHPNIVLNTPESPTRSCAIANVGIATIKPADLSKRLFENYKIFTVAIDNANVHGVRVTPHLYTTTAELDSFVKALKELAA
- a CDS encoding alpha/beta hydrolase family protein, which produces MPNRSLLLALATLTSLSGLAQTPIKKRPINSTDIYRLHTLSDPQVSPDGKWIVYGLSTVDTTKDKRNADLWMTSWDGKESVQITNGPDSESKARFSPDGKYISFVSARQGATKGQIWLMDRRGGEAKKLTDLKTDLDEYVWSPDGKKLALVLQDPDYADSAKTKVRKPYVLDRYHFKADMKGYLEKGSTHLYVYDIATKKLDTLTTGAHDETSPVWSPDGSQLAFVSNRTDDPDRNQNTDIYVIDARKGATMKQLTTWAGSDNSPVWSPDGKRIAYVRSTASGNFLMYDQPVLAVINQDGGEPKLLSKTLDRPVRNPKWAKDGQTIGVLVLDDRQTYVGQYALADGKFTKLIGGNRSFSDLEAISAGNWMTVSSDPQTPSELYALENGNLRRLTHVHDAFLAPLELATVEGFTSKSKDGAQVSNILFKPANTPANKKLPTIFYIHGGPVSQDEFSFDLTRQLLSAGGYAVVAVNYRGSNGRGIDYTKAIYSDWGNKEVLDILGATDYVVEKGIADPDRLGIGGWSYGGILTNYTIATDTRFKAAASGAGSSLQLSMYGVDQYTNQYESELGAPWKNTDKWLKLSYPFLKADRIKTPTLFMAGEKDFNVPSSGSEQMFQALRSLGIPTQLIIYPGQFHGITIPSYQKDRVDRYLQWFDKYLKPKTL
- a CDS encoding pyridoxal phosphate-dependent aminotransferase — translated: MSSQLTRRDWLRASGLMTAGLSLSQFNTAEAASSVKRIQSEFTNEFAFTTAPPDMPKLRARLLANENPLGIAPSAKEALVKAADLGNRYAWMEFGQLKELIATDEGVKATNIMMSPGSSDILMAAADHFAKAGGTILTSAFTYDDLLRRAEKMGAKIKAIPMTKDYKYDLPAIKASLTPDVKLVYIVNPNNPTGTIVPTAELEAFCREVAPKVPVFLDEAYIDFYEPADRPKLGKLVADGQNVILARTFSKIHGFAGLRLGYAIAQPEMLKTLHAYTNGDFAVSITTLMAGIASYKDKEWQNHCRAENAKARTYTTKALADMGYEVIPSAANFILFPIRMKPKTFENQMFANGIGIQTRELNGQPFCRVSVGTSEEMVMFVDSFKKVVG
- a CDS encoding flavin monoamine oxidase family protein translates to MTRRDFIHSTSASYASLLAWGMLPPAPASALDLPANGQNSDGKGRKIIILGAGLAGMTAAYELGKLGYDCTILEARSRSGGRVWTVRGGTKETELNGPSQTCSFEDGQYFNGGAARIPHHHQLTLQYCRELGVPLQIFNGANESAFLYNDGGTGDLANRRMRISDYHNDMRGYTSELLAKALDQSALDQQLTKEDVEKLIDFLKNEGDLNTAHLYKGTNRRGYKSKSDPGAGNMPGTLTDPFGLTDLLRSGFMQPVFYNVGDYAYEQQTTLLQPVGGMDAIPKAFEKKLAGKIIFNAPVTELRKTENGVRVVYKKDGKPVEVTGEFCICTLPLPMLKTIESDLSGTVKRAADFVPYMKTGKIGLQFKRRFWEEDDGIYGGISRTNMDINQIWYPSFSLQGQKGVLIGYYNFYSRAEAVGSLSIAEREKMALAQGGKIHPQYPAEFENSFSLAWHRIPYSGGGWAVYDDATRKKYYPALLEPDDSIYFAGEHTTYLTAWMAGAFTSARRTVEAIHARVGGYTKK
- a CDS encoding Hint domain-containing protein, with amino-acid sequence MKNNLLSILIFLCCAITTQLLSQRVLAQTASASMTLEQLKAVKAIKVANLDKDTYFKSGGFILDRYEERPAYVFTYSDGITRKIYLYKVFTAEDTKELGLLAIYKNEKSGEIKPFVIPGASADRKAWDAYIDDLKYVGEKEPGLMSTLTFVLSREMAGLLSGGGGKSEDGGGKKKEEYNFCFAHDAPVTLADGSAKSINALNAGDVVLGYDATTKSLAPTRVTKVDTHEGNFTLAGVWLTPISELTADNRNALTAPVLLEATANHPVLTASGRKALGDVKAGEVLYRYDAAANSVSAYHVVRAEKAIRAVKNVYNLVTESGAYLVGETIVLDK
- a CDS encoding DUF3078 domain-containing protein; the protein is MIRKYCLLVFLTLVGVTVRAQDSTRSDSVVVRRDTIVVINDSVVTVKDTTYWQKSFNGSINFNQTSFSNWAGGGTNSISLGTLVNTRALYLKDKWSWDNTADIQLGYLIQLNDTRKSADVFMLNSVVGYKFSPKWSFSGSAAFNTFFAPGFRYDSTDRNRLRVSNFFSPALLTLALGVSFTPTNWFSLQMNPFAPRLTTLTDNRVRIAQVDGVYVPDPTATVYGVPPGRSIRLEWLAFQLHSVIDRNLTKNIKLNARYQLYANYLALNAIDHRLDLTMTAKLIKFLSVTFNFIGFYDRDFSTRLQVQQTIALSLAYNFSTFRKK
- a CDS encoding acetyl-CoA C-acetyltransferase, whose translation is MAEAFIYDAVRTPRGRGKSDGALHDVQPIQLLTSVLRELRDRNQLDTSLVDDVIMGCVTPVGEQGADIARTAALEAGYAESVAGVQLNRFCSSGLEAINMAGAYVMSGQVDAIIAGGVESMSRVPMGSDGGALFMNPQIVARHNIVPQGISADLIATKYGYSRNDVDRFAAESYRRAVAAQADNRFQKTLVPIKDELGLTLLDRDEGVRPDTTAESLGKLKPAFEGMGKMGLDALALLKYAQFDKINHVHHAGNSSQIVDGAAAVLIGSKAFGEQSGLKPRARIKAFAVVGSEPTIMLTGPIPATRKLLKRAGMRISDIDLFEVNEAFAAIPMLFMDELGVDHSQLNVNGGAIALGHPLGATGAIISATLIDELERTGKQFGLSTLCIGGGMGIATLFERVN